A genomic region of Eucalyptus grandis isolate ANBG69807.140 chromosome 5, ASM1654582v1, whole genome shotgun sequence contains the following coding sequences:
- the LOC104443500 gene encoding probable xyloglucan endotransglucosylase/hydrolase protein 30 produces the protein MDPLRRLVSLAVTTSSSSSSSSSLTLLLALLFYAASAAAAFDIVPITFDEAYAPLFGDSNVVRSGDGKSVRLLLDRFSGSGFISSNLYKYGFFSARIKLPSDYTAGIVVAFYTSNGDVFEKTHDELDIEFLGNIKGKKWRFQTNVYGNGSTSRGREERYTLWFDPTRAFHRYSILWTANNIIFYVDEVPIREIIRNDAMGGDFPAKPMALYATIWDASDWATSGGRYKVNYKYAPFVAEFKDLVLQGCPVDPIDQYSSGHCYDKLALLEAQDFATVTAQRHAAMRRFRQNYMYYSYCYDTIRYAIPPPECVILQSEKERFKDTGRLKFGGSHKKRSRRRGHRIPLVSEEQPVM, from the exons ATGGATCCTTTGCGTCGCCTCGTCTCTCTCGCGGTTACGacttcatcctcatcatcttcgtcGTCCTCCTTGACTCTTCTGCTCGCGCTCCTCTTCTACGCCGCCAGCGCCGCCGCGGCCTTCGACATCGTCCCCATCACCTTCGACGAGGCCTACGCTCCTCTCTTCGGCGACTCCAACGTCGTCCGCTCCGGCGACGGCAAGAGCGTCCGTCTCCTCCTCGATCGCTTCTCCG GGTCCGGTTTTATCTCCTCCAATCTCTACAAGTATGGCTTCTTCAGCGCGAGGATTAAGCTGCCGTCCGACTACACGGCCGGCATCGTCGTCGCCTTTTAT ACGTCGAATGGCGACGTATTCGAGAAGACCCACGACGAGCTGGACATAGAGTTCCTGGGGAACATAAAGGGCAAGAAATGGAGGTTCCAGACGAACGTGTACGGGAACGGGAGCACGAGCCGAGGGAGGGAGGAGCGGTACACGCTCTGGTTCGATCCCACCAGGGCCTTCCATCGCTACAGCATCCTCTGGACCGCCAACAACATCAT ATTTTACGTGGACGAAGTCCCCATCAGAGAAATAATCCGGAACGACGCCATGGGCGGCGACTTCCCGGCGAAACCGATGGCCTTGTACGCCACCATCTGGGACGCCTCCGACTGGGCCACCTCCGGCGGCCGCTACAAGGTCAACTACAAGTACGCCCCCTTTGTCGCCGAGTTCAAGGACCTTGTCCTCCAGGGCTGCCCTGTTGACCCCATCGATCAGTACTCCTCCGGACACTGCTACGACAAGCTCGCCCTCCTCGAGGCCCAGGACTTCGCCACCGTCACTGCACAGCGGCATGCGGCCATGCGGCGGTTCCGGCAGAACTACATGTACTACTCCTACTGCTACGACACCATCCGGTATGCGATTCCTCCGCCAGAGTGTGTGATCCTCCAGTCAGAGAAGGAGCGGTTCAAGGACACCGGGCGGCTCAAGTTCGGCGGCAGTCACAAGAAGCGGTCGCGGCGGAGGGGGCATCGGATACCGTTGGTGTCGGAGGAGCAGCCCGTGATGTAG
- the LOC104443497 gene encoding bZIP transcription factor 16, whose amino-acid sequence MGSSETEKSAKEKETKGPPPTTLEQSSTASANPVTPDWSGFQAYSPIPPHGFLASSPHAQPYMWGVQHIMPPYGTPPHPYVAMYPHGGIYAHPSMPPGSYPFSPFAMPSPNGIAEGSTTGEADGKPTEVKEKLPIKRSKGSLGSLSMITGKNNELAKTSGASANGAYSKSAESGSEGSSEGSDDNSQNDSQQKSGGRQDSLEDVSQNGNAEHGSQNGGSNTPHGTVNQSVALVPIAAAGPAGVPGPTTNLNIGMDYWGTPAIPAIRGKVPSTPVAGGMVTPGSRESVQSQMWLQDEREIKRQRRKQSNRESARRSRLRKQAECDELAHRADALKDENASLRAEVSRIRSEYEQLLAENASLKERLGEVPAHEDSRSEERHLNSESQKTAKTEHGQNAR is encoded by the exons ATGGGTAGCAGTGAGACTGAAAAATctgcaaaggagaaagagacgAAGGGGCCACCTCCTACTACCCTG GAGCAATCATCAACCGCTAGTGCCAACCCAGTTACTCCAGATTGGTCTGGTTTTCAG GCATATTCTCCTATTCCTCCACATGGGTTTTTGGCATCAAGTCCCCATGCTCAACCATATATGTGGGGCGTTCAG CATATTATGCCTCCTTACGGCACCCCTCCGCATCCCTACGTTGCAATGTATCCCCATGGTGGCATATATGCGCACCCATCTATGCCCCCG GGATCTTATCCTTTTAGTCCCTTTGCCATGCCTTCTCCAAATGGGATTGCTGAG GGAAGTACAACTGGGGAAGCTGATGGTAAGCCGACtgaagtgaaagaaaaattgccTATCAAAAGATCGAAAGGAAGCCTGGGGAGTCTGAGTATGATTACAGGAAAAAACAATGAGCTTGCCAAAACATCTGGAGCATCTGCTAATGGTGCTTATTCAAAAAG TGCTGAGAGTGGAAGTGAAGGTTCAAGTGAAGGAAGCGATGATAATTCTCAGAAC GACTCCCAACAGAAATCAGGAGGCAGACAAGACTCCTTGGAAG ATGTATCTCAAAATGGCAATGCTGAACATGGTTCTCAAAATGGAGGATCAAATACTCCACATGGAACAGTGAACCAATCAGTGGCATTGGTGCCAATCGCTGCTGCTGGGCCAGCAGGTGTTCCTGGTCCCACTACAAATTTGAATATTGGAATGGATTACTGGGGTACTCCTGCTATCCCTGCAATTCGTGGGAAGGTTCCTTCTACCCCAGTTGCAGGAGGAATGGTCACTCCTGGGTCAAGAGAAAGTGTTCAGTCTCAGATGTGGCTACAG GATGAAAGAGAAATTAAACGGCAGAGAAGGAAGCAGTCAAACCGAGAGTCTGCTCGGCGATCTCGGCTTCGGAAGCAG GCTGAATGTGACGAGCTTGCACACCGTGCTGATGCtttaaaagacgaaaatgcctCTCTAAGAGCTGAAGTGAGCCGCATCAGGAGTGAGTACGAGCAGCTTCTTGCAGAGAATGCTTCTCTGAAG GAAAGGCTGGGGGAAGTTCCCGCACATGAAGATTCAAGGTCTGAAGAAAGACATTTGAACAGTGAATCTCAGAAGACAGCAAAGACTGAACATGGCCAGAATGCTCGCTAG
- the LOC104443501 gene encoding cellulose synthase-like protein D2 translates to MASDRRYSHHNDDSDLYSSADFATYTVQVPSTPDNQPMELTKLPSSKERVEDQYASSSLFTGGYNLATRASLKEKVIESETSHPQMTGVNGSECELPGCDGRVMSNERGNDVVPCECGFKICRDCYKDMTRASDGICPGCKEPYEGKIAEVMKLDKSQALSKMERRLSIMKSASLKRSSTNEFDQNQWLFETKGSYGYGNAMWPKDDEGGSSNGFGDRSDLKDKQWRPLTRKLSISAAILSPYRLLILARMAVLGLFLVWRVSHPNEDALWLWGMSVVCEIWFAFSWLLDQLPKICPINRITDLDVLKRKFETPNEHNPTGKSDLPGIDMFVSTADPEKEPPLVTANTILSILAADYPVEKLSCYVSDDGGALLTFEAMAEAASFANLWVPFCRKHDIEPRNPESYFNLKRDPYKNKVRPDFVRDRRRIKREYDEFKVRTNGLSDSIRRRSEAYNTREEIKALKKQREADFDDEVENVKIPKATWMADGTHWPGTWTVSAPEHSRGDHASIIQVMLKPPSDEPLKGTEADSRFMDLTEVDIRLPLLVYVSREKRPGYDHNKKAGAMNALVRASAIMSNGPFILNLDCDHYIYNSKALREGICFMMDRDGDRICYVQFPQRFEGIDPSDRYANHNTVFFDVNMRALDGVQGPVYVGTGCLFRRIALYGFDPPRMKESSNCCSSCFARRKKAASVASAPEISRENPSLVMEDPESEEMTTALIPKKFGNSYMFIDSIPLAEFQGRPLADHPSVKNGRPPGALTVLRRLLDASTVAEAISAISCWYEDKTEWGERVGWIYGSVTEDVVTGYRMHNRGWRSVYCVTKRDAFRGTAPINLTDRLHQVLRWATGSVEIFFSRNNAIMASGRLKFLQRIAYLNVGIYPFTSIFLIVYCFLPALSLFSGKFIVQSLSVSFLIYLLAITLTLCLLAILEIKWSGVTLEEWWRNEQFWLIGGTSAHLAAVLQGLLKVIAGIEISFTLTSKSAGDDIDDEFADLYIFKWTALMIPPVTIIFTNLIAIAVAFSRTIYSTNPQWSQLIGGVFFSIWVLTHLYPFAKGLMGRRGRTPTIVYVWSGLLAITISLLWVAIDPPSNNSQIGGSFQFP, encoded by the exons ATGGCTTCTGATCGCCGCTATAGCCACCACAATGATGACAGCGATTTGTACAGCAGCGCGGATTTCGCTACCTACACAGTCCAGGTTCCATCCACGCCCGATAACCAGCCCATGGAATTGACCAAGCTGCCCTCCTCCAAGGAGCGGGTCGAGGATCAGTACGCCTCGAGCTCGCTGTTCACTGGTGGCTACAACCTCGCCACGCGCGCGAGCTTGAAGGAGAAGGTGATCGAGTCGGAAACCAGCCATCCGCAGATGACTGGCGTGAACGGGTCAGAATGCGAGTTGCCCGGGTGCGACGGCAGAGTAATGAGCAACGAGAGGGGCAATGATGTGGTCCCTTGCGAATGCGGCTTCAAAATTTGCCGGGATTGTTACAAGGATATGACGAGGGCCAGTGACGGGATTTGTCCCGGGTGTAAGGAGCCCTACGAAGGGAAGATTGCAGAGGTGATGAAACTGGATAAATCGCAGGCGTTGTCAAAGATGGAGAGGAGGTTGTCCATAATGAAGTCTGCTTCCCTCAAGAGGAGTTCCACCAATGAATTTGATCAAAACCAGTGGCTATTTGAAACAAAGGGGAGTTATGGATATGGAAATGCTATGTGGCCAAAGGATGACGAGGGCGGAAGTTCTAATGGGTTTGGCGACCGCAGTGATCTTAAAGACAAGCAATGGAGGCCGCTTACTCGCAAATTATCAATATCAGCTGCAATTCTTAGTCCGTACAG GCTCCTAATCCTTGCAAGAATGGCCGTTCTTGGATTATTCTTGGTATGGAGGGTCAGTCACCCCAATGAGGATGCGCTCTGGTTATGGGGAATGTCGGTGGTTTGTGAAATCTGGTTCGCATTCTCTTGGCTACTTGACCAGCTTCCAAAGATCTGTCCCATCAATCGCATTACTGACCTAGATGTTCTGAAGAGGAAATTTGAAACACCTAATGAGCACAATCCTACTGGGAAGTCTGATCTTCCAGGCATAGATATGTTTGTCTCTACGGCAGATCCAGAGAAAGAACCTCCACTTGTGACTGCAAATACCATTCTATCCATTTTGGCAGCCGATTATCCAGTTGAGAAGCTTTCCTGCTATGTTTCTGACGATGGGGGAGCACTACTAACGTTTGAAGCCATGGCTGAAGCGGCTAGTTTTGCCAACTTGTGGGTACCATTTTGCCGGAAGCATGATATAGAGCCAAGAAATCCCGAATCCTATTTTAATCTGAAGAGAGATCCATACAAGAACAAAGTTCGGCCAGACTTTGTCAGAGACCGCAGGAGGATTAAGCGAGAGTATGATGAGTTTAAAGTTCGAACAAATGGTCTTTCTGACTCTATTCGGCGACGTTCGGAGGCTTATAATACTCGAGAGGAGATTAAAGCTttgaagaaacagagagaggcTGATTTCGATGATGAGGTGGAAAATGTGAAGATCCCAAAAGCTACTTGGATGGCTGATGGAACCCATTGGCCTGGCACTTGGACAGTTTCTGCGCCTGAACACTCCCGAGGTGATCATGCTAGCATTATTCAG GTGATGTTGAAGCCGCCAAGTGATGAACCGCTTAAAGGTACAGAAGCTGATTCCAGGTTTATGGATCTAACTGAAGTAGACATTCGTCTTCCACTGTTGGTGTATGTTTCCCGTGAAAAGCGACCTGGTTATGACCACAACAAGAAGGCTGGGGCGATGAATGCTCTTGTTCGAGCCTCGGCAATAATGTCCAACGGCCCCTTCATTCTTAACCTTGACTGTGACCACTACATCTACAACTCTAAAGCACTGAGAGAAGGTATATGCTTCATGATGGATCGTGATGGGGACAGAATTTGCTATGTTCAGTTTCCTCAGAGGTTTGAAGGCATCGACCCATCCGATCGCTATGCCAACCACAATACGGTTTTCTTTGATGTGAACATGCGTGCTCTGGATGGCGTTCAAGGCCCAGTCTATGTAGGTACTGGATGTCTATTTCGTAGGATTGCTCTTTATGGGTTCGACCCACCTCGGATGAAAGAAAGCAGTAATTGCTGCAGTAGCTGCTTTGCCCGTCGCAAGAAAGCTGCATCTGTTGCTTCTGCCCCTGAAATTTCCAGAGAAAACCCTTCGCTTGTAATGGAAGACCCTGAAAGTGAAGAAATGACCACTGCACTGATTCCTAAGAAGTTCGGAAACTCATACATGTTCATTGATTCCATACCTTTAGCTGAGTTCCAAGGCCGACCCCTTGCCGACCATCCATCCGTGAAAAATGGACGGCCTCCTGGTGCTCTCACTGTTCTTCGACGGCTTCTTGATGCGTCAACAGTTGCAGAGGCAATAAGTGCCATCTCATGCTGGTACGAAGATAAAACTGAGTGGGGGGAACGAGTAGGGTGGATTTACGGGTCCGTCACAGAGGATGTCGTGACAGGGTATAGAATGCACAATCGAGGATGGAGATCTGTATACTGCGTGACCAAGAGAGATGCTTTTCGTGGGACCGCACCCATCAATCTCACCGATCGGCTTCATCAAGTCCTGCGCTGGGCGACAGGCTCGGTGGAGATATTCTTCTCTCGCAACAATGCCATAATGGCCAGCGGCAGGCTGAAGTTCCTTCAGAGGATTGCTTACCTCAACGTTGGAATTTACCCTTTCACTTCCATCTTTCTTATTGTCTACTGCTTTCTCCCGGCGCTCTCTCTATTCTCTGGGAAGTTCATTGTGCAATCGCTCAGTGTATCCTTCCTAATTTACCTGCTTGCAATCACCCTGACTCTCTGCCTTCTTGCAATTCTCGAGATAAAATGGTCTGGTGTCACACTGGAAGAATGGTGGAGAAACGAGCAATTCTGGTTGATTGGCGGCACAAGCGCCCATCTTGCTGCTGTGTTACAGGGGCTACTGAAGGTGATTGCAGGGATCGAGATTTCCTTCACCCTGACTTCAAAATCGGCTGGTGACGACATTGACGACGAGTTTGCAGACCTCTATATCTTCAAATGGACGGCCCTGATGATACCGCCGGTCACAATCATCTTCACCAATCTGATTGCAATCGCCGTGGCCTTTTCCCGAACCATCTACAGCACCAACCCGCAGTGGAGCCAACTTATAGGCGGCGTGTTCTTCAGCATCTGGGTCTTAACCCACCTATATCCTTTTGCGAAAGGACTAATGGGACGGCGAGGAAGAACACCGACTATAGTGTATGTCTGGTCGGGTCTCCTAGCGATTACCATCTCTCTCCTTTGGGTGGCCATCGATCCTCCATCGAACAACTCTCAAATCGGGGGATCATTTCAGTTCCCGTAG
- the LOC104443499 gene encoding UV-B-induced protein At3g17800, chloroplastic, which translates to MQILGATNDVLMSIPSASGGSLKSSSEFSHIHPLSGSKFFLSNGFVKRCRSFAIQTLGGGRGRCRARGSMIRASGDSSDNPVPVAPLTFESPIGQLLAQILQNHPHLLLAAADQQLENLQSERDAEKEKNPASADLLYQRIAEVKEKERHKTLEEIIYCLIVQRFVENNISMIPKITATSDPTGRVDYWPNQEEKLESVHSPEAFEMIQSHLSLVVGDRVVGPLDSIIQSSKIKLGKLYAASIMYGYFLRRVDERFQLERTMNTLPKGYTENRVRLEDSIPTSPFWDPDSLIRIPPDDGDGGSFLDSEAGKLYRLRSYVMYLDPETLQRYATIRSKEAISLIEKQTQALFGRPDIRVAEDGSIDTSSDEVISLSVSGLTMLILEAVAFGSFLWDAENFVESKYQFVKS; encoded by the exons atGCAGATTTTGGGCGCGACGAACGACGTGTTGATGAGCATTCCGTCAGCGTCCGGTGGAAGCCTCAAGTCCTCTTCCGAATTCAGCCATATCCATCCTTTGTCGGGTTCTAAGTTCTTCCTCTCTAACGGGTTCGTCAAG AGATGCCGCTCTTTTGCTATCCAGACATTAGGAGGTGGGCGGGGAAGGTGTCGAGCAAGAGGCTCAATGATTAGAGCCTCCGGGGATTCAAGTGACAACCCAGTCCCGGTTGCTCCTCTAACATTTGAGTCCCCGATCGGACAGCTTTTGGCACAGATACTCCAAAACCATCCACATTTGCTTTTAGCAGCTGCTGACCAGCAGCTTGAGAACCTTCAAAGTGAAAGagatgctgaaaaagaaaagaatcctGCATCAGCAGATCTACTCTACCA GAGAATTGCTGAGGTCAAGGAGAAGGAGAGGCATAAAACACTGGAAGAGATAATATACTGCTTGATTGTGCAGAGATTTGTGGAAAATAACATCTCAATGATTCCAAAGATTACAGCAACATCAGATCCCACAGGTCGTGTGGATTACTGGCCTAACCAAGAAGAGAAGCTCGAGTCTGTCCATTCTCCCGAAGCTTTTGAAATGATACAGAGCCACTTATCCCTCGTGGTCGGAGACCGAGTGGTGGGACCCCTGGATAGCATTATACAGAGTAGCAAAATCAAACTTGGAAAACTGTATGCCGCTTCTATAATGTACGGGTATTTCCTTAGAAGAGTGGACGAGCGATTTCAACTTGAAAGGACCATGAACACTCTTCCTAAGGGATATACTGAGAATCGGGTGAGGTTGGAGGATTCCATACCGACAAGCCCATTTTGGGATCCAGATTCTTTGATCAGAATTCCACCTGACGATGGTGACGGAGGCAGTTTCTTGGATTCTGAAGCAGGCAAATTATATAGACTCCGATCTTATGTGATGTACTTGGATCCGGAAACTCTTCAGCGATATGCGACCATAAGATCCAAGGAGGCTATTTCCTTAATAGAGAAGCAGACACAAGCATTGTTCGGAAGGCCAGATATAAGGGTCGCTGAGGATGGTTCCATCGACACGTCGAGCGACGAAGTCATCTCCCTTTCGGTGTCTGGGTTGACGATGCTGATATTGGAGGCAGTAGCGTTCGGATCGTTCCTGTGGGACGCAGAAAACTTCGTTGAGTCCAAGTACCAATTTGTGAAAAGCTAG